One Nonomuraea angiospora DNA segment encodes these proteins:
- a CDS encoding cytochrome P450 encodes MSGFHLVGKLLEHASRPDPYPIYAEFRARGPLWIEEMSSLVVTGYHDCETLLRDPRLSAERWRFFQPDGAADPYPQDAPASVRRPWFLSLDPPDHTRLRRLVSSAFTARTVARMEDSVTRLVDECLDRAADGETFDVMSGLAYSLPVTVICRMLGVPQADERLFHRWTAQLTRLLDGFSNPGDGNEEWAGGMVDMHRYVNDLVAERRRSPRRDDLISELLAAQEGGDVLSHDELVSTIVLLLVAGHETTVNLIANGVLALLRHPGHLAALRADPGTASAVVEETLRYDPPVQLTARVAKEDMSVGKAKVPAGSLVILLLAAAHRDPEANPDPDRFDPSREQVRHLGFGFGPHFCLGSPLARLEGRVALAAFARRVRGPELVADPPPYREHINLRGVSELLVSHAGVTR; translated from the coding sequence ATGTCCGGTTTCCACCTGGTCGGCAAGCTTCTCGAGCACGCGTCGAGGCCCGACCCGTACCCGATCTACGCCGAGTTCCGCGCCCGCGGCCCGTTATGGATCGAGGAGATGTCCTCGCTGGTGGTGACGGGCTACCACGACTGCGAGACGCTGCTGCGCGACCCGCGGCTCAGTGCCGAGCGGTGGCGGTTCTTCCAGCCCGATGGGGCGGCCGACCCGTACCCTCAGGACGCTCCCGCCTCGGTCCGGCGGCCATGGTTCCTCTCCCTGGACCCACCGGACCACACCCGGCTGCGGCGCCTGGTCAGCAGCGCGTTCACCGCCCGTACCGTCGCTCGCATGGAGGACTCGGTCACGCGGCTGGTCGACGAGTGCCTCGACCGCGCGGCCGACGGGGAGACGTTCGACGTGATGTCCGGCCTCGCCTACTCGCTGCCGGTGACGGTCATCTGCCGGATGCTCGGGGTGCCGCAGGCCGACGAGCGGTTGTTCCACCGGTGGACCGCGCAGCTCACCCGGCTGCTCGACGGGTTCTCCAATCCTGGCGACGGGAACGAGGAGTGGGCGGGTGGCATGGTCGACATGCATCGGTACGTCAATGACCTCGTCGCCGAACGGCGCCGGAGCCCGCGCCGGGACGACCTGATCTCCGAACTGCTCGCCGCGCAGGAAGGCGGGGACGTGCTCAGCCATGACGAGCTGGTCTCCACGATCGTGCTGCTGCTGGTGGCGGGGCACGAGACGACGGTCAACCTGATCGCCAACGGCGTGCTCGCCCTGCTGCGGCACCCCGGCCACCTCGCCGCCCTGCGCGCCGACCCCGGTACGGCGTCCGCGGTCGTCGAGGAGACCCTGCGCTACGACCCGCCCGTCCAGCTCACCGCCCGGGTCGCCAAGGAGGACATGAGCGTCGGGAAGGCGAAGGTGCCCGCGGGCAGCCTGGTCATCCTGCTGCTGGCCGCGGCTCACCGGGACCCGGAGGCGAACCCGGACCCGGACCGGTTCGACCCGTCCCGGGAGCAGGTGCGGCATCTGGGATTCGGCTTCGGCCCGCACTTCTGCCTCGGCTCGCCGCTGGCCCGGCTCGAAGGCCGGGTGGCGCTGGCCGCGTTCGCCCGGCGTGTCCGGGGGCCCGAGCTGGTGGCCGACCCGCCCCCGTACCGGGAGCACATCAACCTGCGGGGTGTCAGTGAGCTTCTCGTCTCCCACGCGGGGGTGACGCGGTGA
- a CDS encoding macro domain-containing protein has product MITETTGDLLQDDAQALVNAVNTVGVMGKGIALEFKRAFPEVFAAYAQACADGRMRIGHVLPVRLGDGDRWVLNFPTKRHWRQKSRMPDIASGLDDLARLLVELRLGSVAIPPLGCGHGGLAWPEVRTLIREKLGDLDLDIRLYSPD; this is encoded by the coding sequence TTGATCACGGAAACCACCGGCGACCTGCTCCAAGACGACGCGCAAGCCCTCGTCAACGCGGTCAACACCGTGGGGGTGATGGGCAAGGGGATCGCCCTGGAGTTCAAGCGGGCGTTCCCTGAGGTGTTCGCCGCCTACGCGCAGGCGTGCGCCGACGGCCGCATGCGCATCGGGCACGTCCTCCCCGTACGGCTCGGCGACGGCGATCGGTGGGTGCTCAACTTCCCGACCAAACGCCACTGGCGCCAGAAGTCCAGGATGCCGGATATCGCCTCAGGGCTGGACGACTTGGCGCGGCTGCTGGTCGAGCTGCGCCTCGGCAGCGTCGCGATCCCGCCCCTGGGATGTGGGCACGGCGGGCTCGCCTGGCCGGAGGTGCGCACGCTCATCCGGGAGAAGCTGGGCGATCTGGACCTCGACATCCGGCTGTACAGCCCCGATTGA
- a CDS encoding sugar phosphate isomerase/epimerase family protein — MRPVTLFTGQWADLPFEEVCRLAAEWGYDGLEIACSGDHFDVAQAVADPSYVEQKHAQLEKHGLKVWTISNHLVGQAVCDLIDERHKSILPARIWGSGDPESVRQAAAEDMKNTARAAALLGVDTVVGFTGSSIWHTVAMFPPVPASMVDAGYQDFADRWNPILDVFDEVGVRFAHEVHPSEIAYDYYTTVRTLEAIGHRPAFGLNWDPSHMVWQDLDPVGFILDFKDRIYHVDCKDTRMRVGDGRKGRLSSHLAWADMRRGWDFVSTGRGDVPWEDCFRALNSIGYEGPISIEWEDAGMDRLDGAKEALAYIRKLNSITPPATAFDAAFSTT; from the coding sequence ATGCGACCTGTCACCCTGTTCACGGGGCAGTGGGCCGACCTGCCGTTCGAGGAGGTGTGCAGGCTGGCCGCCGAATGGGGTTACGACGGCCTGGAGATCGCCTGCTCGGGCGACCACTTCGACGTGGCCCAGGCCGTGGCGGACCCGTCGTACGTGGAGCAGAAGCACGCCCAGCTCGAAAAGCACGGCCTCAAGGTCTGGACCATCTCCAACCACCTCGTCGGCCAGGCGGTGTGCGACCTCATCGACGAGCGCCACAAGTCCATCCTCCCCGCCCGGATCTGGGGCTCCGGCGACCCCGAGTCGGTGCGCCAGGCGGCGGCGGAGGACATGAAGAACACGGCCCGCGCGGCCGCCCTGCTGGGCGTGGACACGGTGGTCGGCTTCACCGGGTCGTCGATCTGGCACACGGTCGCCATGTTCCCGCCGGTGCCGGCGTCGATGGTGGACGCCGGATACCAGGACTTCGCCGACCGCTGGAACCCGATCCTCGACGTCTTCGACGAGGTCGGGGTGCGCTTCGCGCACGAGGTCCACCCGAGCGAGATCGCGTACGACTACTACACCACCGTGCGCACCCTGGAGGCGATCGGCCACCGCCCCGCCTTCGGCCTGAACTGGGACCCGTCCCACATGGTCTGGCAGGACCTGGACCCGGTCGGGTTCATCCTGGACTTCAAGGACCGGATCTACCACGTCGACTGCAAGGACACGCGCATGCGCGTGGGCGACGGCCGCAAGGGCCGCCTGTCCTCGCACCTGGCGTGGGCCGACATGCGCCGTGGCTGGGACTTCGTCTCGACGGGGCGGGGCGACGTGCCCTGGGAGGACTGCTTCCGGGCGCTGAACTCGATCGGGTACGAAGGGCCCATTTCGATCGAGTGGGAGGACGCGGGGATGGACCGGCTGGATGGGGCCAAGGAGGCGCTCGCCTACATCCGCAAGCTCAACTCCATCACCCCACCGGCCACCGCCTTCGACGCCGCCTTCTCCACGACGTAA
- a CDS encoding Gfo/Idh/MocA family protein: MSDKTTIGVGMIGYAFMGRVHSQAWRSVSAFFDLPLVPRMAVLGGRSKESTEAAAAQLGWADVETDWRELIKRDDVQIVDICTPGDSHAEIAIAALQAGKHVLCEKPLANTVEEAEAMVRAAQAAPSSVKSMVAFNYRRVPAIALARRYVEEGRIGEVRHVRAAYLQDWIVDPEFPLVWRLQKDKAGAGALGDIGSHIVDAAQFITGQQLVGVSALTETFIKERPVAAASAGLAATGTGDMGPVTVDDAALFIGRLSGGGLASFEATRFAFGRKNAMRIEINGSLGSLAFDFEAMNELWFSSGGGGFERILVTEPDHPYVGAWWPPGHGLGYEHTFTHEINDFLAAIATGADPSPSFADGLRVQRVLEAVERSAAEGSRYMNVED; encoded by the coding sequence ATGTCAGACAAGACCACCATCGGCGTGGGCATGATCGGCTACGCCTTCATGGGCCGCGTTCACTCCCAGGCCTGGCGCAGCGTCTCGGCCTTCTTCGACCTGCCTTTGGTGCCTCGCATGGCGGTGCTCGGCGGCAGGTCGAAGGAGAGCACCGAGGCGGCCGCCGCACAGCTCGGCTGGGCCGACGTCGAGACGGACTGGAGGGAGCTGATCAAGCGCGACGACGTGCAGATCGTCGACATCTGCACGCCCGGTGACTCGCACGCCGAGATCGCCATCGCCGCGCTGCAGGCGGGCAAGCACGTGCTCTGCGAGAAGCCGCTGGCCAACACCGTCGAAGAGGCCGAGGCCATGGTCCGGGCCGCGCAGGCGGCGCCGTCCTCGGTCAAGAGCATGGTGGCCTTCAACTACCGGCGGGTGCCCGCGATCGCGCTGGCCCGCCGGTACGTCGAGGAGGGACGGATCGGCGAGGTCAGGCACGTACGCGCCGCGTACCTGCAGGACTGGATCGTCGACCCGGAGTTCCCGCTGGTCTGGCGGCTGCAGAAGGACAAGGCGGGCGCGGGCGCGCTGGGCGACATCGGCTCGCACATCGTGGACGCGGCCCAGTTCATCACCGGGCAGCAGCTGGTGGGCGTCTCCGCGCTGACGGAGACGTTCATCAAGGAACGCCCCGTCGCCGCGGCCTCCGCGGGCCTGGCGGCCACCGGCACCGGTGACATGGGCCCGGTGACCGTGGACGACGCGGCCCTGTTCATCGGCCGGCTCTCGGGCGGAGGGCTGGCCTCGTTCGAGGCCACCCGTTTCGCCTTCGGCCGCAAGAACGCGATGCGCATCGAGATCAACGGCTCGCTCGGCAGCCTGGCGTTCGACTTCGAGGCCATGAACGAGCTGTGGTTCAGCTCCGGAGGCGGCGGTTTCGAGCGGATCCTGGTCACCGAGCCCGACCACCCCTACGTGGGCGCCTGGTGGCCGCCCGGGCACGGGCTCGGCTACGAGCACACCTTCACCCACGAGATCAACGACTTCCTTGCGGCGATCGCCACCGGAGCCGACCCCTCGCCGTCGTTCGCCGACGGGCTGCGGGTGCAGCGGGTGCTGGAGGCGGTCGAGCGCAGCGCGGCTGAGGGCAGCCGCTACATGAACGTGGAGGACTGA
- a CDS encoding ABC transporter substrate-binding protein codes for MSENVARRGFLVGGAVLLATGCTSNEPAAAPSSAASAPAPAASGNDQPGDKVTIGFSAPAADHGWIAAIAKNAESAAKQYSDVDFKPVEPTNDINQQISAVESLIAAKVSALVILPNDGQQLNQVALQATAAGIPVINLDRVFPDKLAYRTWIGGDNYGMGVAAGQYIGKQLKDKGVTNPVIVEIQGIATLPLTQDRSKGFADALKTFGFSVTAKQDAKFTVETGNQVATSLLQAHKKIDALWNHDDDQGVGVLAAIKEANRNEFIMVGGAGSLNAMKEIQSGTSVLKATVTYSPTMASSAIKLARLIAQGKGMSDLVENQVPQSITLASETITKDNVEKYLALGFES; via the coding sequence ATGAGTGAGAACGTCGCGCGCAGGGGATTCCTCGTCGGCGGAGCCGTACTCTTAGCGACGGGCTGCACCAGCAACGAGCCCGCGGCCGCGCCCAGCAGCGCGGCCTCGGCCCCGGCCCCCGCGGCCAGCGGCAACGACCAGCCGGGCGACAAGGTCACGATCGGCTTCTCGGCGCCCGCCGCCGACCACGGCTGGATCGCGGCCATCGCCAAGAACGCCGAGAGCGCCGCGAAGCAGTACTCCGACGTCGACTTCAAGCCCGTCGAGCCGACGAACGACATCAACCAGCAGATCTCCGCGGTCGAGTCGCTCATCGCGGCCAAGGTGAGCGCGCTGGTCATCCTGCCCAACGACGGCCAGCAGCTGAACCAGGTCGCGCTGCAGGCCACCGCGGCCGGGATCCCGGTCATCAACCTCGACCGCGTCTTCCCCGACAAGCTGGCCTACCGGACCTGGATCGGCGGCGACAACTACGGCATGGGCGTCGCGGCCGGGCAGTACATCGGCAAGCAGCTCAAGGACAAGGGCGTCACCAACCCCGTCATCGTCGAGATCCAGGGCATCGCCACGCTGCCGCTGACGCAGGACCGCAGCAAGGGCTTCGCCGACGCGCTGAAGACGTTCGGGTTCAGCGTCACGGCCAAGCAGGACGCCAAGTTCACCGTCGAGACCGGCAACCAGGTGGCCACGTCGCTGCTCCAGGCGCACAAGAAGATCGACGCGCTCTGGAACCACGACGACGACCAGGGCGTCGGCGTGCTGGCCGCGATCAAGGAGGCGAACCGGAACGAGTTCATCATGGTCGGCGGCGCCGGGTCGCTGAACGCGATGAAGGAGATCCAGTCGGGTACGTCGGTGCTGAAGGCCACGGTCACCTACAGCCCAACGATGGCCTCCTCGGCGATCAAACTCGCGCGTCTGATCGCGCAGGGGAAGGGCATGAGTGATCTGGTGGAGAACCAGGTTCCGCAGTCCATCACGCTCGCGTCCGAGACCATTACCAAGGACAACGTCGAGAAGTACCTGGCGCTCGGCTTCGAATCCTGA
- a CDS encoding ABC transporter permease produces MRHLGLLAALALLIVVGLVTVPENFATASNLVSILSLAATIGVITVGATFVIIGGGIDLSVGAVMALASVWATTLATQSYGPVVMAICAILVGTGAGLVNGLLIAYGRLVPFIATLAMLVAARGLAQRMSDRKTQLIQSENSAIVDLSTTRLLGIPLLVYIFALVVVLGWIVLNRTTFGRRTYAVGGNPEAARLAGIDVRRHTMLLYALSGLCCGIAAILIMARTTTGSSTHGDLYELDAIAAVIIGGTLLTGGRGTIVGSILGLLIFTLITNLFILNGLNTSDQLIAKGLIIVVAVLLQRRNLKERAP; encoded by the coding sequence ATGCGACATCTTGGGCTGCTGGCGGCCCTGGCGCTGCTGATCGTCGTCGGCCTCGTCACCGTGCCCGAGAACTTCGCCACCGCCTCCAACCTCGTCAGCATCCTCTCCCTGGCCGCCACGATCGGCGTGATCACGGTCGGGGCCACGTTCGTGATCATCGGTGGTGGCATCGACCTGTCGGTCGGCGCGGTCATGGCGCTGGCCTCGGTCTGGGCCACGACGCTGGCCACGCAGTCGTACGGGCCGGTGGTGATGGCGATCTGCGCCATCCTCGTCGGCACCGGGGCGGGGCTGGTCAACGGGTTACTCATCGCCTACGGGCGACTGGTGCCGTTCATCGCGACGCTGGCCATGCTCGTCGCCGCCCGAGGGCTGGCGCAGCGCATGTCCGACCGCAAGACGCAGCTCATCCAGTCCGAGAACTCCGCCATCGTGGACCTGTCGACCACGCGCCTGCTCGGCATCCCGCTGCTGGTCTACATCTTCGCCCTGGTCGTGGTGCTCGGGTGGATCGTGCTCAACCGCACGACGTTCGGCCGGCGGACGTACGCGGTCGGGGGCAACCCCGAGGCGGCCAGGCTCGCCGGGATCGACGTGCGCAGGCACACGATGCTGCTCTACGCCCTGTCGGGGCTCTGCTGCGGCATCGCCGCGATCCTCATCATGGCGCGTACGACGACGGGCTCGTCCACCCACGGCGACCTGTACGAGCTCGACGCCATCGCCGCCGTGATCATCGGCGGCACGCTGCTCACCGGGGGCCGGGGCACGATCGTGGGCTCGATCCTGGGTCTGCTGATCTTCACCCTCATCACCAACCTTTTCATTCTCAACGGGCTCAACACCAGCGACCAGCTGATCGCCAAGGGCCTGATCATCGTCGTCGCGGTCCTTCTCCAGCGGCGGAACTTGAAGGAGAGAGCACCATGA
- a CDS encoding sugar ABC transporter ATP-binding protein, translating into MLVMQGIVKQFPGVRALDGVDLDVRAGEVHCLLGQNGAGKSTLIKVLAGVHQPDEGTIRFNDQEVRPSSPIDAIRLGFATIYQELDLVDGLSVAENIFLGHEHARFGFVNRAAARRAAREVLERLGHGEIRASAEVGRLSPAAKQVVSMARALSHDARLIIMDEPSAALAHDEVTNLFRIIRELTAQGVAVVYISHRLEEIREIGDRVTVLKDGRTVAVGLSARDTPTGEIVSLMTGRNVEYVFPPRAGRAPGEEVLKVENLSSPGVFSDVSFSVRAGEIVGLAGLVGSGRSEILEAVYGARPASGRVLLAGAPVRRNVVGTVKRGMGLAPEERKAQALLLDQSVTANITLGTLPGFARFGWIDRKRERAEAKRLSEMLDIRPPDPERPIRTLSGGNQQKAVLARWLLGGRKLLLLDEPTRGVDVGARAELYAVIRNLAEQGIGVLLVSSEVPEVLGLADRVLVLREGTVIHEGDAEGLDEHRVLDMIMNGRAA; encoded by the coding sequence ATGCTGGTCATGCAGGGCATCGTCAAGCAGTTCCCCGGAGTGCGCGCGCTGGACGGGGTCGACCTGGACGTACGGGCGGGCGAGGTGCACTGCCTGCTCGGCCAGAACGGCGCCGGCAAGTCCACCCTGATCAAGGTGCTCGCCGGGGTGCACCAGCCGGACGAGGGCACGATCCGGTTCAACGACCAGGAAGTGCGCCCGAGCAGCCCCATCGACGCCATCAGGCTCGGCTTCGCCACGATCTACCAGGAGCTCGACCTGGTCGACGGGCTCAGCGTGGCCGAGAACATCTTCCTCGGCCACGAGCACGCCCGCTTCGGCTTCGTCAACCGGGCGGCCGCCAGGCGCGCCGCCCGCGAGGTGCTCGAACGGCTCGGCCACGGGGAGATCCGCGCGTCGGCCGAGGTGGGGCGGCTGTCGCCGGCGGCCAAGCAGGTCGTGTCCATGGCCAGGGCGCTCTCCCACGACGCCCGCCTGATCATCATGGACGAGCCGTCCGCCGCCCTCGCCCACGACGAGGTGACGAACCTCTTCCGCATCATCCGCGAGCTGACCGCCCAGGGCGTGGCCGTGGTCTACATCTCCCACCGCCTGGAGGAGATCCGCGAGATCGGCGACCGGGTCACCGTGCTGAAGGACGGCCGCACGGTCGCCGTCGGCCTGTCCGCGCGCGACACCCCAACCGGGGAGATCGTCTCGCTCATGACCGGCAGGAACGTCGAATACGTCTTCCCGCCACGGGCCGGCCGCGCGCCGGGCGAGGAGGTGCTCAAGGTCGAGAACCTGTCCTCGCCGGGCGTCTTCTCGGACGTGTCGTTCTCCGTGCGGGCCGGCGAGATCGTCGGGCTGGCCGGGCTCGTCGGCTCGGGCCGCTCGGAGATCCTGGAGGCCGTGTACGGCGCCCGCCCCGCCTCGGGACGCGTCCTGCTCGCCGGAGCCCCCGTGCGCCGCAACGTCGTCGGCACCGTCAAGCGAGGCATGGGCCTGGCCCCGGAGGAACGCAAGGCCCAGGCCCTCCTCCTCGACCAGAGCGTCACCGCCAACATCACGCTGGGCACCCTGCCGGGGTTCGCCAGGTTCGGTTGGATCGACCGCAAGCGGGAGCGGGCCGAGGCCAAGCGCCTGTCGGAAATGCTGGACATCAGGCCACCTGACCCCGAACGCCCGATCCGGACCCTGTCCGGCGGCAACCAGCAGAAGGCCGTGCTGGCCCGCTGGCTGCTCGGCGGCCGCAAGCTGCTCCTGCTCGACGAGCCGACCAGAGGCGTGGACGTGGGCGCCAGGGCTGAGCTGTACGCGGTGATCCGCAACCTGGCCGAGCAGGGGATCGGCGTGCTGCTGGTCTCCAGCGAGGTCCCCGAGGTGCTCGGCCTGGCCGACCGGGTGCTCGTGTTACGCGAGGGCACGGTCATCCACGAGGGCGACGCCGAGGGCCTGGACGAGCACCGCGTACTCGACATGATCATGAATGGGAGGGCGGCGTGA
- a CDS encoding ROK family transcriptional regulator, translated as MTPQPGSAGDVLTLISAGSATTRSDLARLTGLARSTISQRVDALIERGLVEESESGESTGGRPPRQLRLHTEDHAFAGVDLGATHCRVALMDISGNLLAECEDSLLIGEGPEKVLAHVDQRLDRLLGEAGRPRSALRAIGIGVPGPVEFATGRPNNPPIMPGWNDYPIPEYFEGVSVLVDNDVNVMALGEHRHSFPGAGHLLFVKVGTGIGCGIVAEGKLHRGAQGSAGDIGHIRVSGHEDAGCRCGNSACLEAVAGGAAIARRLSELGLPAESGADVVALVQAGNTQALRLVREAGRLVGEVLAGLVNFFNPEVIVIGGALSRVHEHLLAGIRETVYRRSLPLATHHLSITPSRTGINAAALGAGILAIEHYLSPDNINRIVNA; from the coding sequence ATGACCCCCCAGCCGGGCTCGGCCGGAGATGTGCTGACGTTGATCAGCGCAGGCTCGGCCACGACCCGTTCTGATCTAGCGAGGCTCACCGGCCTGGCCAGGTCCACGATCTCCCAGCGCGTGGACGCGCTGATCGAGCGAGGGCTGGTCGAGGAGAGCGAGAGCGGTGAGTCCACCGGCGGCCGGCCGCCGCGCCAGCTGCGCCTGCACACCGAGGACCACGCATTCGCGGGCGTCGACCTGGGCGCCACCCACTGCCGGGTCGCGTTGATGGACATCTCGGGCAACCTGCTGGCCGAGTGCGAGGACTCGCTGCTGATCGGCGAGGGGCCGGAGAAAGTGCTCGCCCACGTGGACCAGCGTCTCGACCGGCTGCTCGGCGAGGCGGGGCGGCCGCGGTCGGCGCTGCGCGCCATCGGGATCGGGGTGCCGGGGCCGGTGGAGTTCGCCACGGGGCGGCCGAACAACCCGCCGATCATGCCGGGCTGGAACGACTACCCGATCCCCGAGTACTTCGAGGGCGTGTCGGTGCTGGTCGACAACGACGTCAACGTGATGGCGCTCGGCGAGCACCGCCACTCGTTCCCCGGCGCCGGCCACCTGCTGTTCGTCAAGGTCGGCACGGGCATCGGCTGCGGCATCGTGGCCGAGGGCAAGCTCCACAGGGGCGCCCAGGGCTCGGCCGGCGACATCGGGCACATCCGGGTCAGCGGCCACGAGGACGCGGGCTGCCGGTGCGGCAACAGCGCCTGCCTGGAGGCCGTGGCCGGCGGCGCCGCCATCGCGCGGCGGCTGAGCGAGCTGGGCCTGCCGGCCGAGTCGGGAGCCGACGTCGTGGCGCTCGTACAGGCGGGCAACACCCAGGCACTGCGGCTGGTCAGAGAGGCCGGCCGGCTCGTCGGCGAGGTGCTGGCCGGCCTGGTCAACTTCTTCAACCCCGAGGTCATCGTCATCGGCGGAGCGCTGTCACGGGTGCACGAGCACCTGCTGGCCGGCATCAGGGAGACGGTCTACCGCAGGTCGCTCCCGCTGGCCACGCACCACCTGTCGATCACGCCGAGCCGTACGGGCATCAACGCGGCGGCGCTCGGGGCGGGGATCCTCGCCATCGAGCACTACCTGTCGCCGGACAACATCAACCGGATCGTCAACGCCTGA
- a CDS encoding SDR family oxidoreductase: MLRFDDRVAIVTGAGHGLGRSHALLLAERGAKVVVNDLGGALDGTGASTGPAADVVELITKNGGQAVANADNVATPEGARAIVQAAVDAFGKVDIVVNNAGILRDKSFGKMTVEDFDGVLAVHVRGSYLVSQAAYPLMKAAGYGRIVNTSSPAGLFGNFGQANYSTAKMGLVGLTKTLGIEGARNGIKANAIAPIAWTRMTEALLPSEFEAKFTPERVSALVAYLVHETCEASGEVFSVGGGRVARVFVAEGPGWKTDDLTPEAVAGNWEAIMAEQPYVLTAADSMKAML; this comes from the coding sequence ATGCTTCGGTTCGATGACAGGGTCGCGATCGTCACGGGCGCCGGGCACGGTCTGGGCAGGTCGCACGCGCTCCTGCTGGCCGAGCGGGGCGCCAAGGTCGTCGTCAACGACCTCGGGGGCGCGCTCGACGGCACGGGCGCCTCCACGGGGCCCGCCGCCGACGTGGTCGAGCTCATCACGAAGAACGGCGGCCAGGCCGTCGCCAACGCCGACAACGTCGCCACGCCGGAGGGCGCCAGGGCCATCGTGCAGGCCGCCGTGGACGCGTTCGGCAAGGTGGACATCGTCGTCAACAACGCCGGCATCCTGCGGGACAAGTCGTTCGGGAAGATGACGGTCGAGGACTTCGACGGGGTGCTGGCCGTCCACGTGCGCGGCTCGTACCTGGTCAGCCAGGCCGCGTACCCGCTGATGAAGGCGGCCGGCTACGGCCGCATCGTCAACACCTCCAGCCCGGCCGGCCTGTTCGGCAACTTCGGCCAGGCCAACTACTCCACCGCCAAGATGGGCCTGGTCGGGCTGACCAAGACGCTCGGCATCGAGGGCGCCCGCAACGGCATCAAGGCCAACGCCATCGCGCCCATCGCCTGGACCCGGATGACGGAGGCGCTGCTGCCGTCCGAGTTCGAGGCCAAGTTCACGCCGGAGCGGGTGAGCGCGCTGGTGGCCTACCTCGTGCACGAGACGTGCGAGGCGAGCGGCGAGGTGTTCAGCGTGGGCGGCGGCAGGGTGGCCCGGGTGTTCGTGGCCGAGGGGCCCGGCTGGAAGACCGACGACCTCACGCCGGAGGCCGTCGCCGGCAACTGGGAGGCCATCATGGCCGAGCAGCCCTACGTGCTCACGGCCGCCGACTCGATGAAGGCGATGCTCTAA
- a CDS encoding MBL fold metallo-hydrolase — protein MAKFVVTPASLAQREAWVGGAIPEVERVRPGLWSVPVPIPINPLRYVLVYVLELPDGVVIVDAGWNTDEAYDALVAGLGVAGYAITDVKGVLVTHIHPDHYGLAGRIRETSGAWIALHPADARLIRERYDDEVIDSLVERERALLARCGVPPLTLDDLAGASMMIRHVVSMARPDRLVEDGDELGLPGWDLRAIWTPGHSPGHLCFVSPSRRLLFSGDHVLAKITPIVAVHPQSGPNPLADYLDALAAVRKLDVEEVLPAHEYRFLELAERVDHVLAHHDARLAEIEQVVGSLDGVTCWDVATRLSWSRPWETIPPFMRRAANNETLAHLAWLAAKGRVRRQPGEPDLWRLP, from the coding sequence GTGGCGAAATTTGTGGTGACTCCCGCGAGCCTGGCGCAGCGGGAGGCGTGGGTGGGCGGGGCGATCCCCGAGGTCGAGCGGGTGCGTCCGGGGCTGTGGTCGGTCCCGGTGCCGATTCCCATCAACCCCCTGCGGTACGTACTGGTCTATGTCCTCGAACTCCCCGACGGCGTGGTGATCGTCGACGCCGGGTGGAACACCGACGAGGCGTACGACGCGCTCGTCGCGGGTCTCGGCGTGGCCGGGTACGCGATCACCGACGTCAAGGGCGTGCTCGTCACCCACATCCACCCCGACCACTACGGCCTGGCCGGGCGCATCCGCGAGACGTCGGGCGCCTGGATCGCCCTGCACCCTGCCGACGCCCGCCTGATCCGCGAGCGCTACGACGACGAGGTCATCGACTCCCTCGTCGAGCGCGAACGCGCGCTGCTGGCCCGCTGCGGCGTGCCGCCGCTGACGCTGGACGACCTGGCCGGCGCGTCCATGATGATCAGGCACGTGGTCTCGATGGCCAGACCGGACCGGCTGGTCGAGGACGGCGACGAGCTCGGCCTGCCCGGCTGGGACCTGCGGGCGATCTGGACGCCCGGCCACTCGCCCGGCCACCTGTGCTTCGTCTCGCCCTCGCGCCGGCTGCTGTTCTCCGGCGACCACGTGCTGGCGAAGATCACGCCCATCGTGGCCGTCCACCCCCAGTCGGGCCCGAACCCGCTGGCCGACTACCTCGACGCGCTGGCCGCCGTGCGCAAGCTGGACGTGGAGGAGGTGCTGCCGGCCCACGAGTACCGCTTCCTGGAACTGGCCGAGCGGGTGGACCACGTGCTGGCGCACCACGACGCGCGGCTGGCGGAGATCGAGCAGGTCGTCGGCTCCCTGGACGGCGTCACGTGCTGGGACGTGGCCACCCGCCTCTCGTGGTCGCGGCCGTGGGAGACGATCCCGCCGTTCATGCGGCGCGCGGCCAACAACGAGACGCTGGCCCACCTGGCGTGGCTGGCGGCCAAGGGGCGGGTACGCAGACAACCCGGCGAACCCGACCTGTGGCGCCTGCCCTGA